The sequence TAAGAGTGTAGCAATTAAATATTTCTGCTCCTTTTTCTATATCAGTTTCAGCCAATGCATAGAAATTCTTTCCTGAGAATTTAGGTCGAAGAGTAGGAGCACAGGCATGATTACATATACTGAGATATGGCAGGTTTGCTGCTGACACTTCGCGAAACTCGCTCAACACATGCAACTTTCCGCGACACAGGTGAAACGGTTTTGTCCATACATCAGGCGCCAACAGAAATCCAAAGGTGTTAGCAGTGGATAATTCATCATGGCAAGTGGGCGTGATTGACACGCATGTATGAGCATTCACAATAAATTGGCCAATGTGTCGAAGTATTAGAGCAccttttaagtattttaaattgaaaagtgaatatatatatatattttctaacgATTCTTACTTGTGACTAGCTCCCAATCGCATTGCTTCAACTTGGAATTTTTCATactattgaaaaaatatgtatactcTTTAAGATACATAACTAACAAGTCAGCAACTAAAGCGAACCAAATTATATCTGGTAAGGGCATTTTGGATAAATGTGAAACCATGCGTAGGGTTTGTACATACTTCAGACCATTCTTAgcatttataaattcttttgcTGCAGTTAAATCAAGCCAAAGTTGTCTAACGTCAGTTTCATGTTCGAACAAAGGCACAACTCCAGGTAGCTCTTCTAGTATAACTCTTAGCGCCAAGTGTGAAATGCctatttgttcaaataatccaATGCGATATCCCACACATTCATTTTGATGCAAGCTAGAATGTATTTTACCGCATTTTAATGAACAGTAAACAACTTGCCCATTACATCCATGACAAGGTATGGGAATAATCAACATAGCACCGCATTGTTGACACATCTGACATCCACCGACAGGTACAAAAGAACTAGCAGTTTCACTAAATATTACTTCTCCAGAGCCAATATCTTTAGTAGCAATCATATATCGTCCGCGTGTAGCAGATTTTTCATCAACGCTGCaagtgtgtatatacatatatagaatatAAGTACCAGGGAACAACGTACATTTCTTACTCACGCTATCGTAGCCTCTGAATTTGCCATTTCTTggctaatttcttttaattcggGTTGCATTCGTATCTCATTTATTTGTGATTTTAATCCTACTTGCAACTCCTGCAGCCTCTGAATGAAGCTGTCATTTAAGTTACAATTCTCTAGTTCTTCCAAATGCACAGCCAATTGCTTTGTATCTTTTAAATACAGAGCACAAAACGCCtgtcgtgttttaattttgtgcacTAATCGCAGTGGATACTGGTTTGTCTCAAGTGCGCAGCAACAGTCATCATATGCTTGCTGATAGTATCCCAATTCCTGTAAAACCATCGCGCGATTGGCATAAGAAAGTGCCAAAGCCTCGGTATTTGCGTGTGCAGTGAATATAGCCTGCGTATATCGTTGTCCAGCGATGATCAAATTTTTCTGCTTGCCATCAGCTTTTGAGCTATAAAATGCATTCCCTTCTTCACGCAATCGAATTGCAATTCGAGTTGCATTATCATTGGAAACACCATTTGATGCATTCTTAACTTTTAATGCGTTTAGCCATGCACTGGACATACGACGCCTTAAATCGAAATTTCCATCGTTTTTAATACCCAACATAAACAGGAACTCATTCTCatagtttacaatttttgtattcGCAGTTTGATATGACAATATCTCTGAAAAACTATAACCAtccatttttaatttctccAGGCAAGTTTCTACGTTTCTTTATTAGTGCATTTTCCCACATAAACAGCTGTTTGGAAAATCCGATGGACTTTAATGCAagtgaatatttgaatatttcaagTAAATGTGAATATTTTCATACTCATTAGAAATAGTACCTATTGTTTACTTGATAATTGATAAGTTttacaagaattaaaaaaaaaaataattcagttaAGTTATTTATGGTTGAGGCTGGCTGTAACACCCGGGTTTGAAAATAAATCTAATGAATGGTATGTTAGAAATGGTATGAAAGATAGACTTTAATGCAGGTGATgtgaatattttcatattcaataGTACCGATTGTTTATTTGataaattataagttttataagaaattaaaaaaaagggagACGTGAATAGTCTAAAGTGTATCTCAGACATGTATgtggtatagctctctctctccttttcctctacgttatatcttttttctctatcgcggaacgaaaatgcccaaaacattgtatagccttgaaattttagtctccattctcgctcgtccatcgacgcctaaaaagtttcacataaaaaagaaacatcATCCAGTTAAGTTATCAACTGTTGAGGCTGACTACTGTCCGTAACACTCAGGttcgaaaataaatgaaaaaatacaaaaaagtttacGTTATATCAAAGGGTCATTAATACAGGAGCTTGGGTAGAAtgtaacaaaattaagaaagagtACAAGAAAATGGTTagagttaaaaaaatgcaatatatgGGGCATGAGGTTGATACCATAGGTGGGcacactgcattataaatttactgcattacaaatagcagtaagcagtaaaattttactgattactgaaaaaaatttgcattaccagtacacttttactgattactgaaaaaaatttgcattaccagtacacttttactgattactgaaaaaaatttgcattaccagtacacttttactgattactgaaaaaaatttgcattaccagtacacttttactgattactgaaaaaaatttgcagtaaaaatatctttttactgattactgaaaaaattgcagtaaaaatatttttttactgattactgaaaaaaatttgcagtaaaaatatttttttactgattactgaaaaaattgcagtaaaattactgttaatataattttatttgctattagctattagcctttcttaacacaagcatttcaaaatttgcatcgctgagtttttgccttctagactgatttacaattccagcgaatgaaaacaaccgttctacaggtgcagatgacggtaatggggtattatattttaaaaatacgtttttaatagcCTGATATTTATTTAGGCAACTTGTTGTTTCTTCTCGTTCAGCCAGGTATAATAGCGTTTCTTGCAGATAATTTTCCGAGTCAGTGGAACCACATTGTATGCTAatatctatttaagtaaatatatgcataaaacaaatatttaattgaaaaccaagtgtaaacagtttaccattactttcatccccgaagtcaaaaaatgttttttgaggtggttgaggtagaatacgagttttggtacaggctacttttccatacttgaccacataagtgttgaacatttttttaacttcctaTTCTGTTTGCGTTTTAGCTGTTTCTAAAAGAGCTTTCACAAATCGCAACTTAATGTCAGGGATAGAAATAGCGGCAATAACAGCATCCCAAGCGTCAGGCTGAATCAGGAAGtacttttcaaatcttttaagcaaagcttcatgcatttttttgctactttcggttaaatacttcaaacttttaGGCTCCAAACGACGCATTTTTATACTTAAGGACACTATAGTGGGtatgaaataaccaaaatacatGGTCTTTTCACCCTGAAGGAAATCGATTGCTTCTGCAATAGGTCTCATAAGCTTTACGTATTCCTCTAAGTACTCAAGCTCACCACTGAGAATGGTAGGAATTTTTAAACGGAAACACAATTCTGCTAAATTGGTTTTGTGCTCCAGTAACTTATTTACGGAATCATAAAGCGAGTTCCACCTTGTTATGCATGGAGTTATTAAATTCGCATTTATCACTCCATTAACTACTTCTGCAGATTTCGGTCTATTGCATTTATTCCAAAGTTGTGTGCATCTGTGcagtaagaaaatatgtaaatataaaaaatttcaattaaattgaagGATTTTTTGCCTTTGGAAAGATCTTTTGTGAATATCTTTTATATCCTGACTTGAagaattcataattttgttgaaatcggTTGAAGCCAAAAGATTTAGAGTGTGGCTCGCACAAGGAAAATGTTTCGACAGACGTGGAGTTACAGATCGAAATTgatagcaaataaaattatattaacagtaattttactgcaattttttcagtaatcagtaaaaaaatatttttactgcaaatttttttcagtaatcagtaaaaaaatatttttactgcaattttttcagtaatcagtaaaaagatatttttactgcaaatttttttcagtaatcagtaaaaaaatatttttactgcaatttttttcagtaatcagtaaaagtgtactggtaatgcaaatttttttcagtaatcagtaaaagtgtactggtaatgcaaatttttttcagtaatcagtaaaagtgtactggtaatgcaaatttttttcagtaatcagtaaaagtttactggtaatgaaaattaaattgcaatatcagtaaaatattatatttactgcattcttactgttactgcaaagtgcccaccTATGGTTGATACAAATAGTGATAGTCGTTtaatatggaaatatttatagcagaatagttaataaattaaacgaaTTTTTTGTGGATAACATTATCGACATAATTAGAATATGTTGAGTATGAATTGataaaccaataaaataaaaaataaaatataaaacctcCAGCTGCGtttaaatttgatgaaataatCACAGATGATATCGTTATTTTCCGAGGGAGTAATTAAAGATTCATTGATTAATATGGGCCACTTTTAATCCATACCAATCAATAATAGTTtgtttgttgtagcagcataaacattccccatatatatagGGAATGttactgaagtgacagtccttggccggatataaatccgggtcattccggtaacgtagaaccaactgtcgtgggaacgaataGTCTTAGGTCAGGTACAGTACCTAGGGAATGAAAACCTTCCACCATAATACCAGTTAAGAAGGGGAAAATACTATTAAAACTGAGAAACTTAAGCCTCTATTGACCTCAAAAGACCGGgaaataatgttaataaaataagCAAACGCTTATAGATTCACCTGCTTTAAAAAAAGGTAATAGTCGAAATTGATTTACCA is a genomic window of Anastrepha ludens isolate Willacy chromosome 6, idAnaLude1.1, whole genome shotgun sequence containing:
- the LOC128867662 gene encoding SET and MYND domain-containing protein 4, giving the protein MDGYSFSEILSYQTANTKIVNYENEFLFMLGIKNDGNFDLRRRMSSAWLNALKVKNASNGVSNDNATRIAIRLREEGNAFYSSKADGKQKNLIIAGQRYTQAIFTAHANTEALALSYANRAMVLQELGYYQQAYDDCCCALETNQYPLRLVHKIKTRQAFCALYLKDTKQLAVHLEELENCNLNDSFIQRLQELQVGLKSQINEIRMQPELKEISQEMANSEATIAVDEKSATRGRYMIATKDIGSGEVIFSETASSFVPVGGCQMCQQCGAMLIIPIPCHGCNGQVVYCSLKCGKIHSSLHQNECVGYRIGLFEQIGISHLALRVILEELPGVVPLFEHETDVRQLWLDLTAAKEFINAKNGLKYVQTLRMVSHLSKMPLPDIIWFALVADLLVMYLKEYTYFFNSMKNSKLKQCDWELVTSALILRHIGQFIVNAHTCVSITPTCHDELSTANTFGFLLAPDVWTKPFHLCRGKLHVLSEFREVSAANLPYLSICNHACAPTLRPKFSGKNFYALAETDIEKGAEIFNCYTLNYRKSLRDVRRSYLRDIYHFDCTCVQCQRKDPDAAYLKYHLYKCQNADCRKEFVPIVNQSSTLNWWQTEGDKNVPLEVVSCPVCKKKQDTAWYIEFKELLKNTNSAENRARFFRIFKLVDDFLLEFHSLKLLLALELVNACILSYNGGCEFTDSELSQIVHILKFCLRGTADQCGIQSIEYVVTMTFMWDLIALGKCQCTQQEKTAMLEALHIISDEYRLVFENYYNDYIDIK
- the LOC128868108 gene encoding uncharacterized protein LOC128868108; translation: MFNTYVVKYGKVACTKTRILPQPPQKTFFDFGDESNDISIQCGSTDSENYLQETLLYLAEREETTSCLNKYQAIKNVFLKYNTPLPSSAPVERLFSFAGIVNQSRRQKLSDANFEMLVLRKANS